The nucleotide window CATCGCGACACCGCTTGTCTTGAACGGGGCTTTCGCTCTGCTCCTGAGGGCCTGCACCTTCTTGCCAGCCTTCGCGAAGGGTTTCTCTCCTCTCCCGCTTCCCGCAACGACGCCAACCATGGCTCTGCATTTCGGATCGAACGACCTGAACTTCCCCGATGGGAGCCTCACGACTGTCCTTGTACCGTGGCTGAGGATCATGGCGGCGGTTCCGGCCGAGCGAGCGAACTTGCCTCCGTCTCCCGGCTTGGACTCTACATTGAAGATAAGGGTGCTCTCAGGAATCCTACCAAGGGGGAGGACATGACCGCGCTCCACTGAGACCTTCCCGATGCTGACGGTCTCGCCGATCTGGAGGCCATCAGATGCAAGCATGAACACATCATTCCTACCAAACCTCACCTTGGCGAGTGGGGCGGTGTGGCCCGGGGAATGGACGAGGTCCACGACCACTCCATCAAGGTCATCTATCTTGGGCAGATGAACCGGTCCCCTGTGCCGATGGCTGGGTGAGGAGTATGTGCGGGAGCCCTTGCCCCTTCTCTGCGTTCTCAGTCTCTTCCCCATTCAGAACACTCCAATCCTGTCACCGACGTCCTTCGCAGAGTAGCCTTCCTTGAGCTTTATCACGGCGTGCTTCCCATCCTTTCTTATCTTCGTGTTGACCTTCTCCACCTTGACTTCGAAGAGGCTTTCAAAAGCCTCCCTAATCTCCCTCTTGGTCGCGGATCTCTTAACAATGAACTCGAGCCTGTTCCCATCCCTGAGGTCCTGCTTCGCCGTGCCGTCGATGCCAGTCATAGTCTTCTCTGTGACGTAGGGATGCAGGAGGATCTCGAACTCGCTACCCTTCACCATGCTCTCAACTCCTCCAGAGCGCTCTCACTGAAGAGGACGAGCCTTCCCGGTTCTCCTCCTGGAGCTAGAATCTCAGTGTTCAAGTGCTTCGAGGTGGAGACATCCACGCCCGGTATGTTTGTGAATGCACGGCTCGATTCTGAGCTGGATGAGAGGGCAACGAGTACGCTCCGGGGCCGTCTGTACCTCCTCGACCTCATCTTTCCGCGGCCCGCCCGGATCTTCTTCTTGCTTGCACGGAGCACATCATCATAGACCTTGATAGATTGTAGAAGCTCTGTGGCTTCCTGTGTCGTCTTCAGGACCTCGATGTCGTCCTCAACAACTACTGGAAGCGTCAGATCAGCTTCGAAAACATGTCCGCGCTTCACCACGAGCCCGGCGTCCTTGGTCGCGGCGAGAGCCGATGCCCTTGCCATCGCTCTCTCCTTCCTGTTTATCTTCTTTGACCAGTCATGCTCGGGTCTTGGCGGATGCGCTTTCCTGCCCCCAACAGTGCCCGGAGACTGCGCCCCCGTGCGCTGCCCTGTCATTCTCTGGACGCGAGAGACTCCTCGACCCTTTCCCCACGTGGAGACCGCATGTCTCATGCCCGACCTGGGACTCGGACCGTATGACTGCCGCCTGTTGGCCTGGGCCGAGACCACGGCTCTCCGTATGAGATCCGTCCTGATGCTGGTCATGAATACTTCTGGAAGTTCGATGGTTCTGACTACTTCCCCCTCGACCGAGTAGACATTCACTTCGTTGTCCTTCTTCTTAGCCATCAAGCTCCCTGCTTCGATGTTGTTGATATGTATTCAAGATCAACCTTGTCAACCGGTGAAAAGGTTGGCCTTATTGCGTTCCTCAGTCTTACCAGTCTCTTCGTCGGACCGGGGACCGAACCGTGAAGGAGGATGTAGCCGTTCCTCACAGCGCCGTACGAAAGGAATCCTCCTTCGGGCGTGATTCTCTCTCCGTTCTCCCCTATCTTAAGGACCCTTTTATTGTACTCTGTCCTCTGGTGATATCCAACCTGTCCAGCTTGCGGAACGGTAGGCCTCGTATACCCCGGTCTGAACGTCCCGGTCGTTCCGACGCCTCTTCGCTTCTTGCTGTCCTTGTGCGAGAGGAGCTTCGTTCCCCATCTCTTGTGATGACCACCGAAGCCCTTGCCCTTCGTTACCGCTGCGACATCAATGACATCCCCTTCTCGGGTGAAATCCTGGATATCGAGATCCTTCCCAATGATGGTCTTCGCGTACTCAAGCCTCTCCTCAATCGTCCCTCCACCGATTCTGTTCTCCATGATCTCAGGCGATTTCTTGGGAACACCTGTGACCAGATATGGCTGAGTGTACACAAGCACTCTGACCTCATCCACCTTGACTGGGTCAACCTCCTTCCACGCCTTGTCGGTATCGTACTTCTTCGGTACTGGGAGCCTCTTCCTGAGATGCTTGTCAAGCTTCTGGGACCAGATTTCGGTGACTGTTTTAAGTCCGTAAGGCGTGTCCTTGTACAATCGTACGGCAGCGACCTTCATCGGAGGGACCTCGATAACCGTGACAGGGACTTGAACCTCCTGACCACTGGTCGTGCTCGATTTCCTGTAGTCCACGACAAGCGCATGAGTCATTCCAGCCTTGTATCCTGCGAACCCTTGGACTCTGGGGCCATCGCTGATATCGGGCCAAGATGAGAATTTCGGGATCTCACTCGCGGCCCGCTTACGGGGAGAATACCCCATGGAGCCATGTCTGGGCCTGTGTCTTTTCGGCATTCTGGCTTCTCCGATTCGGATGCTCCGAGTTGAGCCCTTGACCGTGGCGCCTCAAGTATATCCCCAAAAGCAGTGGGACATATCGTTGGGTTCCTTGTTCACCCAGGGCGTCTGGCCAAGGCAGAGCGTCAGTCAGATGATAGCAGTCCTATATAACACTTATGCACTGTGGCCAGTCGTCACACGCGAGCCAGTGGAATCGGGTTAACTGCGCTTGGGGTCGATTCTGTCGATCATCGACGGCCTCAAGAGACGCATTCGTGCGGCCCCGTTCCTCACGTCAACAGCGATTCCGCGTGGAACACCTGGGAGTATCAAATCTGATAACAAGGCAGTCACCTTTATACACGCCTTTCAACAACTTATTGAGCAAGGGGCTGTGCGATTCGATGGGAGACGAGAAGAGGATAGAATGTCCCCGCTGCGAGGCGAAGCTGGAAGCGAATAGCAGGTTCTGCAATTACTGCGGTCATTCTCTTGCAGAGACGGGAATGAAGAAGGCTCCTCGAAGGAAAATTGGACCCATCTCGGCGAAAAAGCGGGTTCTGATACTCATCTCCAGTGTGGAAAAAGCGTTGAGGGCCGCGAAGAGAAGCGGTGCAGAGATTGCCAGCATACACGTGGCTCTGGACCACGTGAGAAGGATACTGTCAGAAGAGAACTTCGAGGAGGCAGAGGGCAAGGCGAAGATCCTTCTTCGGAAGGCGAGAGAGGCCAATGTGAGGAGGAAGAAGGAGCTCATGATTCTCAACGCCAAGCTCATCGTCGACAAGGCTCGAGAGCTTGGTGCAGACGTTGCGACAGCCCACGACCTTGTCAAGAAGGCGGACATCGCTCTCGAAAACGGCATCTATGGCGATGTCGTCGAGTTCGTCAGAAATGCGAAGAAGGAGGCGGCAGAGGCGAAGAGAAAGAGAAGAGCCCGCCTGATGATCCAGAACTTCAAGCCAAAGCTCGACTATGCCTATGAAATCGGGGCAGACGTCGCTGTGGCCAGAGAATACCTCAAGAGCGCCGAGGAGTCTCTTGAAAGGGCGGTTTACGGGGAAGTCCAGGAATACCTCAAACTAGCCCGTACCGAGGTCAACGAGGTCAAGCGGTTCAAGAGGGCCTCAGATCTTGTCGAGAAAGCGGGAAAATCCGTGCATTCAGCCAGAGCCGCAGGGGCGGATACTAGCGAAGTCGAGGAGACACTCCACCAGGCTAAAGCCGCTCTCCAGAAGCGGGAATTCGATGAAGTAAAGAGCCTGACAAAGGAGGCTCAGAAGCAGGTAGACCGCACGACACGTCGATATGAAATCGAGGGTTCTCTCGAATCGATGTGCCAGGAGATCGAGTACATCAAGTCAATCGAGGTCGACATAACGCGGGCCGATGGCATAGCCGAGAAAGTCCGCGAGGCTCTGGAGAAGGGCGACAATAGCCGCGCTCGTAGATACCTGTCTCAGCTTAGAACCTGGCTCGCGAAGGAGAAGAGGAAACTCGGAGCCACGGATGAGGACATCCCCATCCAGATGCTCGGTGTGTCCAAGAGGCTGGGAGACATCAGGGAGATCGTTGACGAGATCCGAAAGGTCGGAGTCGACATCTCCTACGTCGAGGATCTCTTCGAGGAAGTGAAACAGGCCTTCCAGGGGAGGGACATCGCCAAGTCCGAGGAGATACTCTCGGAAATCGAAGAGATGGCGCTCAGTCTGAAAGAGTCGCTCACGATCGCTGCAAGGGACCTTCTGAAAAGGGCGAAGAAGCAGGCGGATGAGGCCAGAAAGGAGAACCTCAACATTGGGAGCGCCAGAGAAACGGTCAGGAACGGACTCAGAGCTCTTGAGGAGGGCCACATCGACGAAGCGCTCCAATACGCTGAGATCGCGCGGAATCTCGTTGACAGGGCGAAGAAGGAGAGAGTTGTTGACGTTGCAAAGGGCAGCCTCCTCAGAAT belongs to Candidatus Thermoplasmatota archaeon and includes:
- a CDS encoding 50S ribosomal protein L2, which translates into the protein MGKRLRTQRRGKGSRTYSSPSHRHRGPVHLPKIDDLDGVVVDLVHSPGHTAPLAKVRFGRNDVFMLASDGLQIGETVSIGKVSVERGHVLPLGRIPESTLIFNVESKPGDGGKFARSAGTAAMILSHGTRTVVRLPSGKFRSFDPKCRAMVGVVAGSGRGEKPFAKAGKKVQALRSRAKAPFKTSGVAMNAVSHPHGGGSHQHVGKPSTVSANAPPGRKVGRLSSKKKKKQRR
- the rpl4p gene encoding 50S ribosomal protein L4, with the protein product MAKKKDNEVNVYSVEGEVVRTIELPEVFMTSIRTDLIRRAVVSAQANRRQSYGPSPRSGMRHAVSTWGKGRGVSRVQRMTGQRTGAQSPGTVGGRKAHPPRPEHDWSKKINRKERAMARASALAATKDAGLVVKRGHVFEADLTLPVVVEDDIEVLKTTQEATELLQSIKVYDDVLRASKKKIRAGRGKMRSRRYRRPRSVLVALSSSSESSRAFTNIPGVDVSTSKHLNTEILAPGGEPGRLVLFSESALEELRAW
- a CDS encoding 50S ribosomal protein L3 encodes the protein MPKRHRPRHGSMGYSPRKRAASEIPKFSSWPDISDGPRVQGFAGYKAGMTHALVVDYRKSSTTSGQEVQVPVTVIEVPPMKVAAVRLYKDTPYGLKTVTEIWSQKLDKHLRKRLPVPKKYDTDKAWKEVDPVKVDEVRVLVYTQPYLVTGVPKKSPEIMENRIGGGTIEERLEYAKTIIGKDLDIQDFTREGDVIDVAAVTKGKGFGGHHKRWGTKLLSHKDSKKRRGVGTTGTFRPGYTRPTVPQAGQVGYHQRTEYNKRVLKIGENGERITPEGGFLSYGAVRNGYILLHGSVPGPTKRLVRLRNAIRPTFSPVDKVDLEYISTTSKQGA
- a CDS encoding 50S ribosomal protein L23, producing MVKGSEFEILLHPYVTEKTMTGIDGTAKQDLRDGNRLEFIVKRSATKREIREAFESLFEVKVEKVNTKIRKDGKHAVIKLKEGYSAKDVGDRIGVF